The Candidatus Jordarchaeales archaeon genome includes a window with the following:
- a CDS encoding 30S ribosomal protein S17e, whose translation MVSQHPFKLMMEGSVLGKVRPTYVKRVARQIMAEYGHLVTDNFEENKKLLNELALIRSKKLRNKVAGYLVRLVKLSREEYVYPTAEERRSEEEYEREIQKYAAESKQAEEALEGEEVVEEEAEEAVEEIEEELEEGSE comes from the coding sequence ATGGTTTCCCAGCACCCTTTCAAATTAATGATGGAGGGAAGCGTCTTGGGAAAAGTTCGGCCGACGTATGTTAAGAGGGTGGCGCGCCAAATAATGGCGGAGTACGGCCACCTGGTGACAGACAACTTTGAAGAAAACAAGAAGCTGTTAAACGAGCTCGCCTTGATAAGGTCGAAGAAGCTACGCAACAAGGTTGCAGGGTACCTTGTGAGGCTAGTGAAGCTCAGCCGCGAAGAGTACGTGTACCCAACGGCTGAAGAGAGGAGAAGCGAAGAGGAGTACGAGCGGGAAATCCAGAAGTACGCAGCCGAGTCAAAGCAGGCTGAGGAAGCCCTGGAAGGAGAAGAAGTGGTTGAGGAAGAAGCCGAAGAAGCTGTGGAAGAAATAGAAGAGGAGCTGGAGGAAGGCTCAGAGTAG
- a CDS encoding translation initiation factor → MEWCIMAHQICPVCGLPKDLCVCQEIGKEEQRVKLRLEKRKWGREVTIIEGIDGREIDLEELAAKLKAYCACGGTFKDGRIELQGDHRYKARDFLVSVGFSPDKIDVT, encoded by the coding sequence TTGGAATGGTGTATTATGGCGCACCAAATATGCCCCGTGTGTGGTCTTCCAAAAGACCTCTGCGTGTGCCAGGAAATCGGTAAGGAGGAGCAAAGAGTAAAGCTGAGGCTCGAGAAGAGAAAGTGGGGTAGAGAGGTCACAATAATAGAGGGAATAGACGGGAGAGAAATAGACTTAGAGGAGCTGGCGGCGAAGCTGAAAGCCTATTGCGCCTGCGGTGGGACTTTCAAAGACGGGAGGATAGAGCTTCAAGGAGACCACAGGTATAAAGCCAGGGACTTCCTGGTCTCAGTCGGCTTTTCCCCAGACAAAATAGACGTAACATAG